The Mycolicibacterium mageritense genome contains a region encoding:
- a CDS encoding sensor domain-containing protein, producing MTFGPHGDPFGGAPFGQFPGGPQQPYGGPPIVTEPPPPAEMNTLATLSLIFAFVFAPAGAVLGHLGLAQIKRTGQRGRDRALIGVVLSYVFIVAAVVALVVWAVRPAPSETAAESGTSVATPPTSASSPAAPPPPLVTRAQLPNLPLSLDDVKRLMPNLDETYTATDTSDELNGSPGVATVPESCRPALFAGASEVYANSAGMATFSRSVTSPDVDTLLKSGGVEERVMLYPNAAAAQAQADALEKLWQGCVGALTQTLDYGRGTVRYQVDPVSRAPGDPSIVMLKATMIEGPRGLDGIRNVRAIAAKSNVLIDLVVFSQNPGSSAEDITAAILARIPG from the coding sequence GTGACGTTCGGACCTCACGGCGACCCGTTCGGCGGTGCGCCGTTCGGACAGTTCCCGGGTGGTCCGCAGCAGCCGTACGGCGGTCCGCCGATCGTGACGGAGCCGCCGCCACCGGCCGAGATGAACACGCTTGCGACGCTGTCGCTGATATTCGCGTTCGTGTTCGCCCCGGCCGGAGCGGTTCTCGGTCACCTGGGCTTGGCCCAGATCAAACGGACGGGCCAGCGGGGCCGCGATCGCGCGTTGATCGGCGTGGTGCTGTCGTACGTGTTCATCGTCGCAGCCGTTGTCGCGCTGGTGGTCTGGGCGGTCCGACCGGCACCGTCGGAAACCGCAGCCGAGTCCGGAACTTCTGTTGCCACGCCGCCCACATCGGCATCGTCCCCCGCCGCGCCGCCACCACCGCTCGTCACCAGGGCCCAGCTCCCGAACCTGCCGCTGAGCCTGGACGACGTCAAGCGGCTCATGCCGAACCTCGACGAAACGTACACCGCGACCGACACATCGGATGAACTGAACGGCTCACCGGGGGTGGCGACCGTGCCGGAGAGCTGCCGGCCTGCGCTCTTCGCCGGTGCCAGCGAGGTGTACGCGAACAGCGCAGGCATGGCGACGTTCTCCCGTTCGGTCACCAGCCCGGACGTGGACACGCTGCTGAAGTCGGGTGGGGTCGAGGAACGCGTCATGCTGTACCCGAATGCGGCCGCCGCGCAGGCACAGGCGGACGCGCTCGAGAAGCTGTGGCAGGGCTGCGTCGGCGCCCTCACCCAGACGCTCGACTACGGGCGCGGGACGGTTCGTTACCAGGTCGACCCGGTCAGCCGCGCTCCGGGCGACCCGTCGATCGTGATGTTGAAAGCCACGATGATCGAAGGCCCGCGGGGGCTCGACGGTATTCGCAACGTTCGCGCCATCGCGGCCAAGTCGAACGTGTTGATCGATCTGGTGGTGTTCAGCCAGAACCCCGGTAGCAGTGCCGAAGACATCACTGCCGCGATCCTGGCGCGAATCCCGGGTTAA